The following proteins are encoded in a genomic region of Chryseobacterium cucumeris:
- the rplJ gene encoding 50S ribosomal protein L10 has product MTKDQKVVAIQEIKDLLQDAKVVYVADLEGLNAGKSSDFRRQAFKQNIKVKVVKNTLLQKAMEQIEGVDYSEMFPSFKGNSALMIAETANAPAKLIQGFRKKEEKPALKSAFVQETFYVGDNNLDMLANIKSREEMIGEIIGLLQSPIQRVVSALQNKPETVEAKAEEAAPAVEETPAEAPEAAAESTDETPAAE; this is encoded by the coding sequence ATGACAAAAGACCAAAAAGTTGTAGCAATACAAGAGATCAAAGATTTGCTTCAGGATGCAAAAGTAGTATACGTAGCAGATTTAGAAGGTTTGAACGCTGGTAAATCTTCAGATTTCAGAAGACAGGCTTTCAAACAAAATATCAAAGTGAAAGTTGTAAAAAATACACTTTTACAAAAAGCAATGGAGCAAATTGAAGGAGTTGATTACTCTGAAATGTTCCCATCTTTCAAAGGAAACTCAGCGTTAATGATTGCTGAAACAGCAAACGCTCCTGCGAAATTGATCCAAGGATTCAGAAAGAAAGAAGAAAAGCCAGCTTTAAAGTCTGCTTTTGTTCAAGAAACTTTCTACGTTGGTGACAATAACCTGGACATGTTGGCTAACATCAAGTCTAGAGAAGAAATGATCGGTGAAATCATCGGATTACTTCAGTCTCCAATCCAGAGAGTTGTTTCTGCTCTTCAAAACAAACCTGAAACTGTAGAAGCTAAAGCTGAAGAAGCTGCTCCTGCGGTAGAAGAAACTCCTGCTGAAGCTCCTGAAGCTGCTGCAGAAAGCACTGACGAAACGCCAGCTGCTGAATAA